Sequence from the Bicyclus anynana chromosome 2, ilBicAnyn1.1, whole genome shotgun sequence genome:
GCCACTGTCAGCAGACCTGCGGCACCACAGTCACAACTGCACATACCGTCTCTCCCACGCTGGCCGCGAACATGTGCACGAGCGGCGCGTACTGCGGCAGCACCAGCGGCTGGAACACGCTCTTCGTGGCCTCGTACGACATGAAGAACAGCGCCGTCGTGGGCATCGAGCTCGTCGCCACTGTCAGCAGACCTGCGGCACCACAGTCACAACTGCACATACCGTCTCTCCCACGCTGGCCGCGAACATGTGCACGAGCGGCGCGTACTGCGGCAGCACCAGCGGCTGGAACACGCTCTTCGTGGCCTCGTACGACATGAAGAACAGCGCCGTCGTGGGCATCGAGCTCGTCGCCACTGTCAGCAGACCTGCGGCACCACAGTCACAACTGCACATACCGTCTCTCCCACGCTGGCCGCGAACATGTGCACGAGCGGCGCGTACTGCGGCAGCACCAGCGGCTGGAACACGCTCTTCGTGGCCTCGTACGACATGAAGAACAGCGCCGTCGTGGGCATCGAGCTCGTCGCCACTGTCAGCAGACCTGCGGCACCACAGTCACAACTGCACATACCGTCTCTCCCACGCTGGCCGCGAACATGTGCACGAGCGGCGCGTACTGCGGCAGCACCAGCGGCTGGAACACGCTCTTCGTGGCCTCGTACGACATGAAGAACAGCGCCGTCGTGGGCATCGAGCTCGTCGCCACTGTCAGCAGACCTGCGGCACCACAGTCACAACTGCACATACCGTCTCTCCCACGCTGGCCGCGAACATGTGCACGAGCGGCGCGTACTGCGGCAGCACCAGCGGCTGGAACACGCTCTTCGTGGCCTCGTACGACATGAAGAACAGCGCCGTCGTGGGCATCGAGCTCGTCGCCACTGTCAGCAGACCTGCGGCACCACAGTCACATACAGCCATTTTTGCAAAATTACAACCCTTGAACCAAAATAATCAACGGAGACAACATGAACTAAATCCTTGTCTGGGTGACAATATAGAGATGCGAGGTATGACGATAAGGTGCAGTTGGAAATACAAGTAGTAGGTGTTCTCTTTAGTGTATGAATATGCATGAAGAAATAAGAATTATAGGATATGCCACACCTCTGTAGCGTGCAGGCGAGGACTCCCTTATTTggtatacctattgtaattgttCTGTTAAAGTGTACTCGAATTATTGTTCACACTCTTAACACATGTTCGGTTCTGGAACACCAGAAATGGCCGAACATGTGTAAATCTGAgttttcagtaaataaataatatatcatacaatataataaaactataaaacttAGCTCAATTAATGGGCTACCCAACATTGAAGAAGTTTTTGTTGCTGTAGTTACCTATTTACTGGGATTAGCATGTCCAACCAACAAATAAGTTCAATGTAACTcttatatgtatgtacatacatatttaaataccaGCCGTGAAATATGATTACAGCaaaaaattatgtacataaCATTCTGAGgtcaaatacattatttataagatTAAACATTACAATGCATAAACAGCTTATGGTCTTAATTATTACATGTTCAGTAACATTTATTACAGCACAAGTattacataatacgagtacattaccCAAGACACACAcatactctctctctctcacacacgcaaacacacacacacacacacacgcacatgttttttttatgtctttagttttagttatacccactatgattaattataaatttgtttaattacggcttgttatggaagagcggagtcttctgtcacaggagtatacaactcttaaaagaagactctagtctttaattatttgttactgattggtgttaacgaaataaactatttttatttttatttttttatttagtggaTGCCAGcaactttgtttgtatgaaatTCTCACTCTTTAAAATTGCATGAGAATCATGGATTTATCCAGACTAAAAGGTAGTCCACAGTTTCCTCcagttttcaatttattattgttatttatatttacaagcactgatgtaaataaattttggtataattatacaaaaatgtatttacatattaaaaaaagtagtagtatttaaaataaatccctaaaaataaaaaatcaacccACCCCCCAGTGGAAGCCCAAAGAGCAACAGTGAGAGTATGTGCCGTCTCAAggatcactgccttttgtatccaaCCCTTGATcaagcagttaagcgaaagcttcgtAAGGTATTGGTTAAAACTTTATACTATAAGAGCATTGACTAAATGGCTATCATTATCAGTACaacaatagttgactcaacaatagttgactcaacattatAGGTACATGgcagtaatctcgtgagcaaggatCAAGTATTTTAATACTACCATTCCCTTTTCAGCTTTAATCAGATTTTTGTCATTAttaacagtaatatcaacaattattgcatgGCACATAACCCATCAACTAGCACTTTATCAGGACTATTGGAAATAATATACCTGTCAGTAACAATTGTTCTGTCCCATTTTCaagataataatgaatattattagataaaataattgtaatttatcaatatttatcAATAACTACATAAATATCTGCAACCATCAATTACTTAACCAAGCCCCTACTGTCCATGGGAAAAACTATGGTTTGAAGCTTTATCTGTTCACTCATACATACCTCTGTACACCCCACTGAAGCCGCCAGCCTTGTAGAAGCCCTGTTGGCTCTGCAGTCGAGTCTTCAGCGTGTCCAGGGGATACAGGGTCACATCCACTGACAGTCCAGCTGTGGCTCCTGCCTGGGAAGCACACTCATGCtttatatttaacaattaataaacTAGATACTAGACTTCCCTTCTACAAAATCTTATAATACacgattaatattatattatcaacgTAAAAGTGATACCAatagtattattaataaagctaatattattattggtatGTTTTACACTTTAAAccaatattttccattttcattATTAGAAGAACTAAGagttaatactttttaattaaagacaAGGCtaaattttgtgaaaattaaaatatcatgtattttatgtacataactatttaatgtatgtaaatataaataataaaaaatctactTACAAATAAAGGTGATAAATAGGACTTTGGAGAATTTACATTCCCTGAGTTCGCCATGTTAGAAGttttaagttataattaaacaaaagaCTTAATTGTTATaccatttaattaattgtttgaaCAATCAACAAGTGTTTTAAAATGTAACCTTACATTATTacgcaatataaaatattatgcacATGAAATTaacagcaaaatattttttttatttgcgataataatattgtattcgATTTCATAAACTGAGaagcaaatttaatttaatttattaatttataggagagaaattcaaaaatattgaaCACCCGCGGTTCGCAATTCGCAGACGACGACTCTCGACTACAGATTACATTACAATTACATGGAAGAGAAAACTGACACTTGACAGTGACATTAGATTACATAGTGATGTAATTTGTTTTCTGATGGTTTCTGAATTTGTTTTCGATTTTCTCGGTCTTTTGACTGttttcaatcaaattaaataatattgaaatatttttatataagtattattactataaaattacAAGAACTACGAAGGTTATAAGTATACAATTagcctcagacgaattatagtTAGCAATTGGTCCTCAGAAACATTAACAACCGTTACCAAGCAAccagttaatataaaaattggtaCGGTAATACGAGAAGATATTATTCATTTAGATTAgttttttactgtttaaattTATAGAATGCCGAAAGCTGTAAAAAATCTACACGAAGGTATAAAGTATCACAACATACGAAAAGGGAAAGAACCGGGATGTTACCAGTTACACAggtatgtaataatataaataatctcATAACTGCTACTCGACTATGTACTCATAAAATTTTCTTGCAAAGTGACGTGAAGCAAAAGCCATGAACGCACATGTATGGTACACAATAAGTTTCCACTAGTAGTTATTTATCATAACTACAACTGGACTGTGTACTTGGATTACAAATTGGCTTGATCAGAATTGTATTTACCtttgtgatagctcagtggatatgacctctgcctccgattccggagggtgtgggttcgagtccggtacggggcatgcacctccaacttttcagttgtgtgcattttaagaaattaaatatcacctatctcaaacggtgaaggaaaacatcgtgaggaaacctgcataccagagaatttcttaattctctgcgtgtgtgaagactgccaatccgcattgggccagcgtggtggactattggccttacccctctcattctgagaggagactcgagctcagcagtgagccgtatatgggttgataatgtaacGTACGTAACGTATttacctttataataattaacaatgtattaattatatgatttctgaaaactgaaaatttaaatttcttctTAATACACTTTAAATTCTTCCATCCTAAGCAAGAAAAGGAGTAGGTATGTGACATTGCACTTACATAGAAGGAAATTTCAACTATTCTTATATATCACCATTCCAGACCATCGCAATGTCGGCTTAGGTTTCCTGTAACTAATAAACCTATACACAAATGTGAACAATCTGAACACGAGGTCATCATGGTCCCACAGAACAACGGGTTTCGAAACCTCCTGGTTCCGAAGGAAAAACCAATACTTTACCCGGCTGTCATCCCAAAGAATGAGTATGACCGATTGAAAAAGCAGGCCAAGGTATAATTTCTAGTATTTAGATACTTACTACTTTCTACtttactacttttttttaattcaaagacAATAACTCTTGACTGTGATCTCACCTGACCTTCATTGTAAATAGTGTCCAACTTGGATAATTAAGCATTACACCCGCATTGCAGCAGCGTGAGCCTAAGTCCCAATTACAAAAAAGCAAATGAacgataatgaagatgatgttttgtattttttgtagtcTACAAAGTTGTAACGAAAGGTTCCTTTCGTCTAGGCTTAGAACTAGATTTACGacaggcggaggtcctgggttcgatccccggctgggccgattaagattttcttaatttgtccaggtctggctggtgggaggctttggccgtggctacttaccaccctaccggcaaagaaataccgccaagtgatttagcgttccggtacgttgccgtgtggaaaccgaaaggagtgtggattaacaagttagcccgctttcatcttagattgcatcatcacttaccatcaggtgagattgtagtcaagggctaacttgtaaagaataaacaaaaaaataataataaacttaaagcAGTGGTAGGTTGTATTTCATACATTACAAATATTGTTGAGAATGTATTCAGGATTTGTAATAGTCATATTACAAACTACACTAAGTAAATCACTAAGTTGCCTTGACTTTTACATCCAGATAGTAACGCAAGAGGAACAGCTAAAAGCGATGCACGCTCAGGAAGCAATGATAAAAAAAGCTGCCGAAGAATCCGAAATTAGAAAAACGAAACTTAAACAGCAGTTGATGCCCCAGCCCGGTGCTGAAGCGGCTTCCGGCCAAGCGGACCCAGAGCTCGATGGACCGGATCAGGCTGCGCATACTTTGTCCAGAGCTGAGAGTAAGTTCTATGAGTTCTATGGTCTTACCTAAGTGTCAGCAATGAGATCAGGCTGGCATTCTGAGTTGTGCGTTCAGCGCCACTTTACACCCTTTCTGTGCGCACATAAAGTAGGCAGCGTGTTTTCACCGCTATATCAGTAATTGcaataataacatttaaattaaaagtttacaACGTAAAattagtagattgttatacaaggagctaaaaagacccattatatacaaATTGTTTTAGACCGCTAAATATAAACCGAGTTTTCTACTATACTTTTTACTGCGATTgcgagaaaattaaaaaattcagtaaatagaataaatagtattcaatgttataattatttttgcagacgcagctcgcaactcaataaaaatcaaatgaaaaaaaatacgcattccacagacaagaacgctgcatttctatccaatttcaattttttatcgaacaatcagggccttacataATGTACTCGTACCCACCTAAGAgtatgatgattttatttacgaataaaacctcatCCGTTTTATAGTGGTCGTTAAATTAGTATGTTTCAACCatttactaattaaattaaacctttttcgttttatattaggcgttttataaataacttaataaaaaaacaaaattactagaccctagaggctgaaatgcttgtttagccccgcagtgaagtggtaatatgacagtgtttttgagcaagagtagtgaaaaatatctattttaaacTCGTATATTTTTTGATTAGTTATGGTATTTTCTGATTTAGATAGGCGTAAGGTGTTTCCTGTAACTTAGTTAAAGTCTTTCAAACTCAGCCGACCAGTATTTTTGGCAATTTtagaaatgtaaaattataaaaagagaaCTTATCAAATAAACCTATTAAGTATGGataattaaaagattttaaataataacaaaaggaTTTATTGAACTCAGTACTTCGCGCCAACAACATGCAAGGTCCCAGGCTCTGCAACCGCGTCATCCTCGCGTCCAAGTGTCACGCCATCCGCGATGCGCAGATCTCGGAAAAAGAGCTCCTCAAGAAGGAATTCGATGAAGAAGAAAAAAGGTGACACCCTCAAATAGTATTTTGAAAAAAGTACCAGTACCTAAGTAGTACCTAATTTCTGAAGTTATTTGTCTTcaataaatgtaaaaagtaaaacatgaaaaacaaaaaataactaagtatattggaatttttaaaattatgactgCATCAAAATATTTCTGTTTGTCGaggttataataaaataaattaattaggatATAGTTAATATTCTACTTACAAACACCACAAGTAATATCACCTACAAAGTCCTACCTGAAGAACCTACAACGTAATACACCTACAGCCAACcactttcaaaaattttaattttacatcagTTCTCAGTGGTTTAtagtcataaattaatatagtttattcGTTTTAAACTTCTAAGACTGGACGCAGTAATGGAAGAAAATCGCCGAGCAGCTGTTGAAAGAGCCGAGGCAGAAGAAGAAAGACGGCATCAGCTTCGTCTGCAGAACCTCTCCGCGCTTAAGGAACAAATTCAAGCCCATGAAACGGCTAAGGTTTATAATATGCAATTTGCTTTTATTCGGTCATCTTGATTCAGTGGATTTGCAATCAAACAACccgggtaggtaggtactatttttaatttaaatttatatttaagataTTGTACAAAGGTATGTATTGCtgtacaattataaatattctttatattatGTTGACGCTCTTGAATGCTCAACAACCCTCCTTATAGTCAACCCATGCACTACTATGGTTCAATTAAAATCCTGCTGTTTACAATCAGATCATGGAAGCAGAACGTATAGAAGAGGAAAGTATCCGCGTGAACCAAGCCAACATCGCGATGCAAGTTGACGAGGCCCAGAAGCTGAAAGAGAAGCAAAACAGACAGGCAAAGCTCAAGGAAATGTTAGATCAAGGTACGGCTATTGATGTCATAAAAATATAGACTTATTGTGTGtgcttgattaattttaataaccttCTACCTACTATTTATTAAATGCAAAACAATGCAATGTATCTACTAACTAACAAAACTGCTCTAACGAAATGTTTTGCAAAGCGACTCCCAATCAACGAATTTCTGAACGTTGCAGGTAACGCTGAACTGCTGTACTACAAGCAATTACAGAATGAAGAGGAACGTATAATGGATTTAAGAACGTCAAATTTTATCAAGAAAAAGCAAGAACGTGAGGCCAAGAATAGAGCTGAAGCGGAAGCCGTCAAAGCTGCTAAACAGAAAGGAATCGACCACATCGCTAAAGCACAAAAAGTAAGGTTTACCtaaatatgatattaatatgtatatgtcgtaaaaatacgattcgaaataactaaagagtaaataagataattattaacatggtttgaggttatagatttttcagtgagccaagcttccacggcgacatatattttaataaaaactcttATGAATAAGTTACTGTTGATTGGCTCTGAACctactactaaaccgatttaaaaatgaTTTCACTGTCTGGCGGCTAAACTATTCCCGCGtactataatttatccccgtattacctGCACTAGAAATGGAACCAAATTAAAACTGATGTTTAATAAGCCCAACACTGACGTTAAACGactgtattttgtttgttaacaATAATTGGTTTTTCACCAATAATAGGTTTACTCCAATTACGTACCACACAATTTTCGCACACACCAATATCTTACTGCACCTACAGGCAGAACAAGAGCTCAAGGAGGAGTTGGAACGTATCCGCAATCTGAAAATCCAAGAGGACGTAGAGCGCGAATATCGTCGCAAGGAGCGCGAGGCAGCTGTTAGACGTAACCGAGAGATGAGGGCACTGCATGAGGCCAGAGTCCATCAGGTAagagataaataataaagtgaAAAATCTTTAGTCTTCACTTACATAGAGAGCAACGTAATGAGCTCACGCACAATTTTGTTGTACGAGTACaacatgttttatattttttttactaacaaacaaattattaaattattatcttttcaGATAAACGATATACATCGTCTCATTGCTAGAGAAATAGCAAAAGACGAGCAGAGTTTCAACAACGCGGCGCGTCAGAATGAAGAGTTCATTCGCAAGGAGAAAGAGGTGCAAATAGGACTATAAACttgttaataaaatagtttagttaaaCCAATAGTTGcaacaattttcaaatttcatgATTTTACTATTTCAGCTGGACGAGAAACACAAGGCGCGTGTAGAGAAACATCGCCAAGAAATCATGAAGCAAATCAACGATAAGGAACGTGCTCGGTAAGATGAGGGTATTTTTCATATTCGAATATTTTCTTAATGAGCCAATATATTTAGAAATACTTGAGCCTGTTCGATCGCTTtgattatcttatcttatcataaaccggtaaataaaataaagcacaTCACTACCGCCAAAGACTAcaccatttttttattgactAGTTTTGTCTAAGTTTCGGATTCTAGGCCAAAGGACGCGAGCCTCAAAAGACTAGTATCCAGAGCCgaaagataaatttaaaaaagtacaggATTTCGTTTCGTATTTGAATTTTCGTATCCcggcaaacaaataaaaactttgaaaataatgttACTTAAGTAGAATCCCAGTATCAGAACAATAAAAACCTCGACATGTTATCACCAATGAATATGTTTCAGTGCGGAACTCCGCGAGAAGATTCACAACGAAGGTGTTGCTCTGCGCATGGAGCAAGAACAACAAGACAAGTACGAGAGAAGAGTAATTAAACAGAAGGCAAGTGTagatagcttggcaagttcgttcgtaacactcccgatggttcacgcggcgtgtagcgatgaatgaaaaacccacgactgattcacctcacttccccgcacgcacgatttcacacacacccagtctttccccccgtcgcccgcatatcataggagtgttatTAACGAACTTGTGAagctataattaaaattattgttttatacgCCAACGCGCTTGTCTTTacaccttcatcatcatcaacccatattcggctcactgctgagctcgagtctcctctccgaatgagaggggtttggccaatagtccaccacgctggcctaatgcggattggcagactacacacacgcagagagttaagaaaattctctggtgttgGTATTCTTTACACCTTAATGAACAAacgaatttaaacaaattataaatgaactAGATGTACTTATATATAAAGTTTGGTTATTGGTTTCTCTGTTCATTCATGATGGacgtaatattttttctttccaGGTGGCTGACATGAGACATCAAAAAGTTTCTGAAAAGTATGTAAAAGAAGTTGAACAGACACTTGGGAAATAtggttattaatattaaccataggtacctacttgatcCAGAATTTCGGATATTTTTGATCGTTGTTTTAATAAACTTGGAAAGCAATAAACTTAGCCTGTGTAGTGCGGCCTTGGCCCGGCTTAATATGAGAATCTGTAGAGATTAACTGTATGTTATATgtaaaaaaccggacaagtacAAGTCGGAGTCGCCCAacgagggttccgtacgtatttataattattaaacatttaaattacaaatgtagttttgagattttttcttgTGCCTTACATAGTTCGTGGTCAACAGGAAATACTCTATCCCCCATATCCACTAACTTGGAATATGATATAAACCTCAAATATCGTCAAGTAAAGTAGACCCTAATTACTAGTTTAAAGTACCGTAGGTACAAAGCCGAAGAGTTTTGATTCCTCTGAGTGTCGAAATATGCGTGTTTTTTGCTGAATAAACGGCCGTATCttttttttacgttaacttAGAAGTTTGATATTTTTGACCTCAAacggtttaaatttcaacttgatacctcCACGCGGCTCATAAATAAaggaacagacagacagacggacggaaAACAAACGAAGTGATCCTACAAGGGTTCAGTTTTTCCTTTTgacgtacggaaccctaaaacactGTTGAAGAGCAGACTTTGGTGGTCTCTAgcgtaattttaaaaattggcgATAACGGACTAGTTAGACATGTTATCCCATAGTTTGAACACAATAGAGAGTTATTCGCACGggagtttttttaacaaactttaaaaaagcgttcaaatacaacaaaacacaaatgtatTTCTAAGTGTAAGCACACAACAAAGTTTTTAAACACTACGCTTTTTtagagcagtgttgcatttataattttgggcgttggaaatagaccttcatttaccTTCATACTATGTTTGAATGcgttaaaaactctcgtgcgaatgaaatTTGCTACCTGCCTACCTCCAAAAGTTTATAGTTGCCTGCaataccatacttacctatggtataAGTATCCGATGAAGGGATCACAGGATAAATTAATTTGAGAGAGGATGTAGGGCATTTTGAATTGTTTAGATTAGATTTTATTtgtgattcaaaaataaacTGCACTTTGACACTGAATAAAAtgtctttaattaaaaaaatcattattatataactatacattagatgaaaataattaataattacaatagcCAACATTATATTGatgacaatataataattatatattttaactaacCAAGTTGCAAATACTTTAGCTTTACTTCAAGCCATTTtgcttttaaaatcaattttaagatgtttttttttaaattaaaaattaatttatttcaagtaggctttgtttacaagcacttttcaaacatcaaggttgactatttgtaaagactaccatcTCTTAATTTTTTTCCTGTTGACAAAATAGcccatcattaacatctgatagtgatagttaatagtcaaacattatcaccctatgcCCACCAActcacattggagcagcatggtgggtctaatctCTAGGTGCCATTTAAAGAATGGCCCTGTAATGGGATGTCAAAAATGCTGTTAATGATATAGTACATCCGGCATATCAAATATATACCCTCTTTACactgacacattgcacataggttgcctagttaaattgcggacGGATAGTATTTAAtgcataatttttatataatattatatctcaTTTCCTCATAGATTGAAAAGTCGtacactagttaatagaatatactgAAAAGAATTGAAATAATGGTTGCCTgttttcacactgcaactgtggggttgccagatataaacagttaagtcatgtataaatattatttaaacgggtacttACCAcaataaaacgacgagatttttaatgtcgatatttcgacccctATTTCGatttctgcccctaacagctgatgtcaacttcgcatctcctcgcaacttcagtcccgtcgtgaccacgacccatgcaactgggtccaaatatcgacattaaaaatctcgtaattttatcgtggtatgtacccgtttaaataatatacgtaatgaacaaccacgaaataagtttaaaatcattagttaagTTATGTTATTT
This genomic interval carries:
- the LOC112056219 gene encoding cilia- and flagella-associated protein 45-like — encoded protein: MPKAVKNLHEGIKYHNIRKGKEPGCYQLHRPSQCRLRFPVTNKPIHKCEQSEHEVIMVPQNNGFRNLLVPKEKPILYPAVIPKNEYDRLKKQAKIVTQEEQLKAMHAQEAMIKKAAEESEIRKTKLKQQLMPQPGAEAASGQADPELDGPDQAAHTLSRAEILRANNMQGPRLCNRVILASKCHAIRDAQISEKELLKKEFDEEEKRLDAVMEENRRAAVERAEAEEERRHQLRLQNLSALKEQIQAHETAKIMEAERIEEESIRVNQANIAMQVDEAQKLKEKQNRQAKLKEMLDQGNAELLYYKQLQNEEERIMDLRTSNFIKKKQEREAKNRAEAEAVKAAKQKGIDHIAKAQKAEQELKEELERIRNLKIQEDVEREYRRKEREAAVRRNREMRALHEARVHQINDIHRLIAREIAKDEQSFNNAARQNEEFIRKEKELDEKHKARVEKHRQEIMKQINDKERARAELREKIHNEGVALRMEQEQQDKYERRVIKQKVADMRHQKVSEKYVKEVEQTLGKYGY